The genomic window ATCATCGCCGATGCCAATGCAAAAGGGGAAGTTCGTGGTTATATAACGAATCCTCATGTCGATTTCGAATTAAATGATAAAGGGAAATTAGACGTTGCACGAGCTGTGGGACAAGGAAGCCTTAGTGTTGTAAAGGACCTTGGTTTAAAACAAAATTTCACTGGACAAGTTCCTATTGTTTCAGGGGAGGTTAGTGAGGACTTTACGTATTATTTAGCGAATTCAGAGCAAGTACCTTCTGCAGTTGGTGCAGGTGTTCTTGTTAATCCGGATCATACGATATTAGCAGCGGGTGGCTTCATCATTCAAGTCATGCCTGGTGCAGATGATCAAGTGATTAGTCATATTGAAGAAAGCATTTCTAACATCCCGCCTATATCCAGTTTGTTACGAGATGGAAATACTCCGGAGCAAATATTAGAAAAATTACTGGGAGAAGGAAACGTTAAAATCTTAGAGGAGCTTCCGGTACAATTCCAATGTCATTGTTCGAAGGAGAGACTGGAGCAAGCCATTAAGAGTCTAGGAAATGAGGAAATTGATAAAATGATCGAAGAAGACAATGGAGCGGAAGCGACCTGCCATTTTTGTAATGAGGCATACCAATTTTCAGTGGAAGATTTAGAACAGTTAAAGATCGATTGAGGAGAGGGAGAATAGAATGACGAGAAAGTTCTTATGGGGAATCATTATTCTCCTCCTTGTAACGAATTTAACAACGGTAGCCATTTGGATGATAGAACGAAACAATGCATTGCCGTCCCCGATGGGTGTTGAAGTGAATACAGATGAACCTGTTGCGACGATAGGAAAAGAAGAAATTTTCTATGAAGAGTGGGTGAAGGACCTAGAAGCTAACTATGGGAAGAAAGCGTTAGAAGAGTTGGTGAATAGAGAGGTTGTGTCACAGTTAGCAAAAGAGGAAGATATTGAAATCAACGATAAGTTGGTAGAAAGAGAAATTTCCTTGCTCTTTACGATGGAAGGGCCCTTAACGGAAAAACAAATTGAAGCAAAAAGGAAAGAGTGGGAAAAAGAGATTCGTTACCGGCTTACACTGGAAGAGCTTTTGACAAAAGATATTGAAGTAGAGAGCGGAGAAGTGGAAAGCTACTACAATGATTACAAAGGCCAATACGACTTT from Radiobacillus kanasensis includes these protein-coding regions:
- the hslO gene encoding Hsp33 family molecular chaperone HslO; its protein translation is MNDYLIKATAFDGAIRAYAIKSTDTVEEARRRHDTWATASAALGRTLTITIMLGAMLKGNDKLTVKLEGNGPVGPIIADANAKGEVRGYITNPHVDFELNDKGKLDVARAVGQGSLSVVKDLGLKQNFTGQVPIVSGEVSEDFTYYLANSEQVPSAVGAGVLVNPDHTILAAGGFIIQVMPGADDQVISHIEESISNIPPISSLLRDGNTPEQILEKLLGEGNVKILEELPVQFQCHCSKERLEQAIKSLGNEEIDKMIEEDNGAEATCHFCNEAYQFSVEDLEQLKID
- a CDS encoding peptidylprolyl isomerase, with product MTRKFLWGIIILLLVTNLTTVAIWMIERNNALPSPMGVEVNTDEPVATIGKEEIFYEEWVKDLEANYGKKALEELVNREVVSQLAKEEDIEINDKLVEREISLLFTMEGPLTEKQIEAKRKEWEKEIRYRLTLEELLTKDIEVESGEVESYYNDYKGQYDFKESIQLSHIVLPDKQTAEKVYDELEAGASFAALAREYTMDEETKANGGYLGYYTENDTFLLEEYYNKAMEMEEHTYSEPFLGGTGTVILYLHRKLPDITFEYEELEHHIQRELALEQIEPAISAKSLWNEKDVKWIFDE